One genomic window of Campylobacter curvus includes the following:
- a CDS encoding MIP/aquaporin family protein codes for MDTSCDCGAVSRAIFLKQAVGEIIGTFLMCFFGIGAVATATLYGAHTGPFQVGMIWGLAIAIAIYATRNLSAAHFNPAVTFAMCASGRCSWINFPLYVVAQFVGAILAGFVLWIFFADSVQAALSAASATMEAKSAAYSIWCEVYPNTAKGVISTNVAAFAEGLGVFVLVMVIFCMTESCNLGRPSNDLFPLFIGLTVTCIIAVVGPMTDAGLNPARDMGPRVVAFLVGFKEAFSWDVLYVYALAPMIGGLLASLFFTKVIEPLHVTDKKNNSCNI; via the coding sequence ATGGATACAAGTTGTGATTGCGGTGCGGTCAGTAGGGCGATCTTTTTAAAGCAGGCCGTGGGCGAGATCATCGGCACGTTTTTGATGTGCTTTTTTGGTATCGGTGCGGTGGCGACGGCGACGCTTTACGGCGCGCATACGGGGCCCTTTCAGGTAGGCATGATATGGGGTCTAGCCATCGCCATAGCGATCTACGCGACCAGAAACCTCTCTGCGGCGCATTTTAATCCCGCCGTTACCTTTGCGATGTGCGCTAGCGGCAGGTGCTCGTGGATAAATTTCCCGCTTTACGTCGTCGCTCAGTTTGTGGGCGCGATACTGGCTGGCTTCGTGCTTTGGATATTTTTCGCAGATAGCGTGCAGGCTGCTCTAAGCGCTGCGAGTGCTACGATGGAGGCAAAAAGCGCCGCTTATAGCATCTGGTGCGAGGTCTATCCAAACACTGCCAAAGGCGTGATAAGCACCAATGTTGCGGCGTTTGCCGAGGGGCTTGGCGTGTTTGTGCTGGTGATGGTTATATTTTGCATGACCGAAAGCTGCAACCTGGGACGCCCTAGCAACGACCTTTTCCCGCTTTTCATCGGGCTAACGGTCACGTGCATCATCGCAGTCGTAGGGCCGATGACGGACGCGGGGCTAAATCCAGCAAGAGATATGGGGCCGCGCGTGGTGGCATTTTTGGTGGGTTTTAAAGAGGCCTTTTCGTGGGACGTTCTTTACGTTTATGCGCTAGCGCCGATGATAGGCGGGCTGCTCGCGTCGCTGTTTTTCACCAAAGTGATCGAGCCGCTACACGTAACGGACAAAAAGAACAATAGTTGCAATATATGA
- the arsS gene encoding arsenosugar biosynthesis radical SAM (seleno)protein ArsS (Some members of this family are selenoproteins.), with product MKFTERIAPEFKRTSEITTLQINVGKICNLACHHCHVGASPNRTETMSREVAQAVVEALKRHKFSTLDITGGAPEMNANFRWLVSEAVKIVPRVIVRTNLVILLEKGYEDLPKFYADKGVELVASLPCYTKENTDKMRGNGVFEGSIKVLKILNALGYGKNLSLNLVYNPGGAFLPGDQAGLEKDYKRELKEGFGVEFSHLFTITNLPIGRFKTALQNHGELESYMSLLEANFNPCAAQNIMCRSQISVAYDGSLYDCDFNQMLDLKANGVRDIFELASAQELSREIVFRDYCYACTAGAGSSCGGAIA from the coding sequence ATGAAATTCACCGAAAGGATCGCGCCCGAGTTTAAACGCACGAGCGAGATCACGACGCTTCAAATAAACGTCGGCAAAATTTGCAACCTCGCCTGTCATCACTGCCACGTCGGCGCATCGCCAAATCGCACCGAGACGATGAGCCGCGAGGTTGCGCAGGCGGTCGTTGAGGCGCTAAAAAGGCATAAATTCAGCACCCTTGACATCACGGGCGGCGCACCTGAGATGAACGCGAATTTTCGCTGGCTCGTTAGCGAAGCGGTAAAAATCGTCCCGCGCGTCATCGTGCGCACGAATTTAGTCATTTTGCTTGAAAAGGGCTACGAGGACTTGCCAAAATTTTACGCGGATAAGGGCGTGGAGCTGGTCGCCAGCCTGCCTTGCTACACCAAAGAAAACACCGATAAAATGCGCGGCAACGGCGTATTTGAGGGCTCGATAAAGGTTTTAAAAATTTTAAACGCGCTTGGATATGGTAAAAATTTGAGCTTAAATTTAGTCTATAACCCGGGCGGCGCTTTTTTGCCAGGCGATCAAGCGGGACTTGAAAAAGACTACAAACGCGAGCTAAAAGAGGGCTTTGGCGTGGAATTTTCTCATCTTTTTACTATTACGAATTTGCCGATCGGCCGCTTTAAGACCGCGCTACAAAACCACGGCGAGCTGGAAAGCTATATGAGCTTGTTGGAAGCAAATTTCAACCCCTGCGCCGCGCAAAACATCATGTGCCGTAGCCAAATTTCAGTTGCTTACGACGGCTCGCTTTACGACTGCGACTTCAATCAAATGCTGGATTTAAAAGCAAACGGCGTGCGCGATATTTTTGAGCTTGCCAGCGCGCAAGAGCTTTCGCGCGAGATCGTGTTTCGCGACTACTGCTATGCCTGCACGGCGGGGGCTGGAAGCAGCTGCGGCGGAGCGATAGCATGA
- a CDS encoding TIGR04283 family arsenosugar biosynthesis glycosyltransferase, whose translation MAISVVIPIYNESPAVLENIVRELKKQRGEFEAIFVDGGVSEDRDLGGFAMLASPKGRGAQQNLGARVAKFEKILFLHADSKFKSESALLAAEAALEKCQIGCFEMKFDEGGVWLNLIATCANLRVKFRNIAFGDQGIFVRKDFFTQLGGFEQIPIMEDFELSLRLKKVGVKFHQISEQITTSARKFKKEGTLRTLMKMQKFQYKFRRALSVYGAKGAQKAADEIAKDY comes from the coding sequence ATGGCGATCTCGGTCGTGATCCCGATCTATAACGAAAGCCCCGCGGTGCTGGAAAACATCGTGCGCGAGCTAAAAAAGCAAAGGGGCGAGTTTGAAGCGATATTTGTCGATGGTGGCGTGAGTGAAGATAGGGATTTGGGTGGATTTGCCATGCTGGCCTCGCCAAAGGGCAGGGGCGCGCAGCAAAATTTAGGCGCACGCGTAGCAAAATTTGAAAAAATTTTATTTTTGCACGCCGATAGTAAATTTAAAAGCGAGAGTGCGCTTCTAGCGGCGGAGGCGGCGCTAGAAAAGTGCCAGATAGGCTGCTTTGAGATGAAATTTGACGAGGGCGGCGTTTGGTTAAATTTGATAGCCACGTGTGCGAATTTGCGCGTGAAATTTAGAAATATCGCATTTGGAGATCAAGGCATCTTCGTGCGAAAGGATTTTTTCACGCAGCTTGGCGGCTTTGAGCAGATCCCTATAATGGAGGATTTCGAGCTTAGCCTAAGGCTAAAAAAAGTGGGCGTGAAATTTCATCAAATAAGCGAGCAAATCACCACGAGCGCGCGAAAATTTAAAAAAGAAGGGACGCTAAGAACGCTAATGAAAATGCAAAAATTCCAATACAAATTTAGGCGCGCGCTAAGCGTGTATGGCGCAAAGGGCGCGCAAAAGGCAGCTGATGAGATCGCCAAAGACTACTAA
- a CDS encoding TIGR04282 family arsenosugar biosynthesis glycosyltransferase → MSDAKNAVILFTRVPLPKKTKTRLLDFLSPREATRLHAHLIGEINLELKKLTNTQIFVFFTPKGEGEILREILGEEWLYHAQSEGDLAIRMLNAFKFVKLLGFEKILLLGSDIVNLRARRICECFDALDTNDVVIDPTLDGGYALIGLKEIKDEIFSSDYSDAKNVYKGICAKFNELNLSFKSFASLRDIDTKEDIFAHVLRVRRLSALASGEYNINYKIKKRGASLVFRINTKSQIGLKHQVKYEFDALKVLESSGVTPKAYEYFAPSPFLPRGAMSMEFLPGRALDYRRDLKTAAQLLVRIHSVPLPKKHKFLIARKPLAAMMTECGKMARIYHGSKFKSKNASEFLSWLEERLGGLNLSREISEPRIINTELNSGNFLINEGAQSYVIDWEKPIVGEKEQDLAHFLAPTTTFWKTDVILNFNEMQNFLNEYEKFLSVDRTKFNEYLAMTCFRGLSWCAMAYTEYQGARAIKNAATYAKIKEYLSDKFLSNISIFLKDIS, encoded by the coding sequence ATGAGTGACGCAAAAAATGCGGTGATACTTTTCACCAGAGTGCCGCTACCTAAAAAGACCAAAACTAGGCTACTTGATTTCCTAAGTCCGCGCGAGGCTACGAGGCTACACGCTCATCTTATCGGCGAGATAAATTTAGAGCTGAAAAAGCTAACAAACACGCAAATTTTCGTATTTTTCACACCAAAGGGCGAGGGCGAAATTTTACGTGAAATTTTAGGCGAGGAGTGGCTTTATCACGCGCAAAGCGAGGGCGATCTGGCGATTAGGATGCTAAATGCGTTTAAATTTGTAAAATTGCTTGGCTTTGAGAAAATTTTACTACTTGGCAGCGACATCGTAAATTTACGCGCACGCCGAATTTGCGAGTGTTTTGACGCACTTGATACAAACGACGTCGTGATAGATCCTACGCTTGATGGCGGATACGCGCTCATCGGGCTAAAAGAGATAAAAGATGAGATTTTTAGCAGCGATTACAGTGACGCAAAAAACGTCTATAAGGGCATCTGCGCTAAATTTAACGAGCTAAATTTAAGCTTTAAGTCTTTCGCCTCACTTCGCGACATCGACACCAAAGAGGACATCTTCGCTCACGTTTTGCGTGTGCGCCGCCTCAGCGCGCTAGCTAGCGGCGAATACAACATCAACTATAAAATTAAAAAGCGCGGCGCGAGCCTTGTTTTTCGCATAAACACAAAATCTCAAATCGGGCTGAAGCACCAGGTCAAATACGAATTTGACGCGCTAAAAGTGCTTGAAAGCTCGGGTGTGACGCCAAAAGCGTACGAATATTTCGCGCCAAGCCCGTTTTTACCGCGCGGGGCGATGAGTATGGAGTTTTTGCCCGGGCGCGCGCTTGATTATAGGCGGGATCTAAAAACCGCGGCGCAGCTTTTAGTGCGCATTCACAGCGTGCCGCTTCCTAAAAAGCATAAATTTTTGATCGCTCGCAAGCCGCTAGCTGCGATGATGACGGAGTGCGGGAAAATGGCGCGAATTTATCACGGATCGAAATTTAAAAGCAAAAACGCGAGCGAATTTTTATCGTGGCTAGAGGAGCGGCTGGGCGGGCTAAATTTAAGCCGCGAGATAAGCGAGCCTCGTATCATCAACACCGAGCTAAATTCCGGAAATTTTTTGATAAACGAGGGCGCGCAAAGCTACGTCATCGACTGGGAAAAGCCGATCGTAGGCGAAAAGGAGCAAGACTTGGCGCACTTTTTAGCCCCGACTACGACGTTTTGGAAAACGGACGTCATCTTAAATTTTAATGAAATGCAAAATTTCTTAAATGAATACGAAAAATTCCTTAGCGTCGATAGGACGAAATTTAACGAATACCTGGCAATGACTTGCTTTCGCGGGCTTAGCTGGTGCGCGATGGCATACACCGAGTATCAGGGCGCTCGCGCTATCAAAAACGCCGCGACCTACGCAAAGATAAAGGAGTATTTAAGCGATAAGTTTTTATCGAACATATCAATTTTTTTAAAGGACATTTCATGA
- a CDS encoding TVP38/TMEM64 family protein has translation MKKSQIALLVVVIAIAAIYFFVPSVKSYIDSSVSTLSSFDLNAVYHYLQSYEHKDVIAVVSFFLMILQSIIAPVPAFLITLSNALIFGWAWGALLSWSSAMVGAAMCFYIARILGRDVVEKITGKRALQATDEYFTKYGKHTIMVCRLLPFVSFDLVSYAAGLTSMRFWSFFWATGLGQLPATLVYSYFGQSIFGTASVLFWGLMMMFAFSIVVYVAKNILKDRKAKKLGEQNT, from the coding sequence ATGAAGAAATCTCAAATCGCGTTGCTGGTAGTGGTTATCGCCATTGCCGCTATCTATTTTTTCGTGCCAAGCGTGAAATCATACATCGATAGCTCGGTATCTACGCTTAGCTCGTTTGATCTAAACGCCGTCTATCACTACTTGCAAAGCTACGAGCATAAGGACGTGATCGCGGTCGTTAGCTTTTTTTTGATGATCTTGCAAAGTATCATCGCGCCCGTGCCGGCATTTTTGATCACTCTTTCAAACGCTCTCATCTTTGGCTGGGCGTGGGGTGCCTTGCTGTCGTGGAGCTCGGCGATGGTCGGGGCTGCGATGTGCTTTTATATCGCTAGGATCTTAGGTCGCGATGTGGTCGAGAAGATCACGGGCAAAAGAGCACTTCAAGCGACCGATGAATACTTCACCAAATACGGCAAGCACACGATCATGGTATGTCGCTTGCTGCCGTTTGTGAGCTTTGATCTGGTTAGCTACGCAGCGGGGCTCACGTCGATGAGATTTTGGTCGTTTTTCTGGGCGACTGGCTTAGGGCAGCTTCCGGCTACGCTTGTATATTCGTATTTTGGTCAGAGCATTTTTGGCACGGCCAGCGTGCTATTTTGGGGGCTGATGATGATGTTTGCCTTCTCTATCGTGGTCTATGTGGCTAAAAATATCCTAAAAGATCGCAAGGCGAAAAAGCTTGGCGAGCAAAATACTTAA
- a CDS encoding (Fe-S)-binding protein has protein sequence MRSPKTTKNPPQMCIDCGACTKKCEFLTKYDINLLDFSKRPDLAYSCFLCDKCYQVCPKDISGNEIALNLRDLAPKPFRYLNFQKSPYLFANNSPKQSRELVFFGCNFTGYYPKTTRKIIEIFGEAGIDFSIDCCGKPLYEAHRGYFDETKKHLDELFAAKGVETLICACPNCYHFLKDKVSVKIKTLYEKYEELGLAADIEEEAHMFFPCPERNGREIFNTMAHRIKNKKESFKDVNCCGLGGLARGEEPEIAKQYPITVRNKNTPNIYTYCATCAGNFAKNGCKNVKHVASYMLGVNESPNLSYLKNVLGLKFYKRSRK, from the coding sequence ATGAGATCGCCAAAGACTACTAAAAACCCGCCCCAGATGTGCATTGACTGCGGGGCATGCACGAAAAAATGCGAGTTTTTAACCAAATACGACATAAATTTACTGGACTTCTCCAAGCGCCCGGATCTCGCGTATAGCTGCTTTTTGTGCGACAAATGCTACCAAGTCTGCCCAAAAGACATCAGCGGCAACGAGATCGCGCTAAATTTACGCGACCTGGCCCCAAAGCCGTTTAGGTATCTAAATTTTCAAAAATCGCCCTATCTTTTCGCGAACAATTCGCCCAAACAAAGCCGCGAGCTCGTGTTTTTTGGCTGCAATTTCACGGGATATTATCCAAAAACGACGCGAAAGATCATCGAAATTTTTGGCGAAGCGGGGATCGATTTTAGTATCGATTGCTGCGGCAAGCCGCTATACGAGGCGCACCGCGGGTATTTTGACGAGACCAAAAAGCACCTTGACGAGCTCTTTGCGGCAAAGGGCGTGGAGACGCTCATCTGCGCCTGTCCAAACTGCTATCATTTTTTAAAGGACAAGGTAAGCGTGAAGATAAAAACGCTTTATGAGAAATACGAGGAGCTAGGGCTTGCAGCGGACATCGAAGAGGAGGCGCATATGTTTTTCCCCTGTCCCGAGCGCAACGGGCGCGAAATTTTTAACACCATGGCGCACCGCATAAAAAATAAAAAGGAAAGTTTCAAAGACGTTAATTGCTGTGGGCTTGGCGGGCTGGCGCGCGGCGAAGAGCCCGAGATCGCCAAGCAATACCCAATCACCGTGCGCAATAAAAACACGCCAAACATCTATACCTACTGCGCGACGTGTGCGGGAAATTTCGCCAAAAACGGCTGTAAAAACGTCAAGCACGTGGCTAGCTATATGTTAGGCGTCAATGAATCGCCAAATTTAAGCTACCTAAAAAACGTGCTCGGATTAAAATTTTATAAAAGGAGCAGGAAATGA
- a CDS encoding TVP38/TMEM64 family protein produces MASKILKIAAVLLIIAFGAYLLNRVGVSELKGFVGGYGIYAPIVYIACFAILPIFLFPVPILAVVAGAMFGLVWGSVYTIVGAMINSILMFYIARFLGFKSVSNFIGRSDNFLAKLDKSVNKFVLILILRLMPLVPYNALNYACGLINVSLKDYAGATFVGIVPATFIMVNLGDKVLDVKSFEFAFACVLMVLLVVLSSWGAKKLRAKNGDLGRDPDL; encoded by the coding sequence TTGGCGAGCAAAATACTTAAAATCGCGGCTGTCCTGCTCATCATAGCTTTTGGCGCGTATCTTTTAAACCGCGTCGGCGTGAGCGAACTAAAAGGCTTTGTGGGCGGATATGGCATCTATGCGCCGATCGTTTATATCGCGTGCTTTGCGATCTTGCCGATATTTTTATTTCCCGTGCCGATCCTTGCAGTAGTCGCAGGAGCGATGTTCGGGCTCGTTTGGGGCAGCGTCTATACGATCGTCGGCGCGATGATAAATTCCATTTTGATGTTTTATATCGCGCGATTTTTGGGCTTTAAAAGCGTTTCAAATTTTATAGGCAGGAGCGATAATTTTTTAGCCAAGCTAGATAAAAGCGTAAATAAATTCGTCCTTATCTTGATACTGCGCCTCATGCCCTTAGTGCCCTATAACGCGCTAAACTACGCTTGCGGGCTAATAAACGTGAGCCTAAAAGACTACGCGGGGGCGACCTTTGTAGGCATCGTGCCAGCGACATTTATAATGGTAAATTTAGGCGATAAGGTGCTTGATGTAAAATCGTTTGAATTTGCGTTTGCCTGCGTGCTGATGGTGCTACTAGTCGTACTTTCAAGCTGGGGCGCAAAGAAACTGAGGGCTAAAAATGGCGATCTCGGTCGTGATCCCGATCTATAA
- a CDS encoding C-GCAxxG-C-C family protein — protein MRADMKAAKSEGVAGARNLQKLTTEQIAAKFSQINCAQVLFERYAGALNLDEKRAICLGAGLGGGLREGLTCDTYLAAVLVLGLKFGEEKAKFEAKLAEFQSAYFKKWNSKICREILGFDLSKPDEMAQIQKRGLFKSVCPCVVRDCIEILDEILGDAK, from the coding sequence ATGAGGGCTGATATGAAGGCGGCGAAGTCGGAGGGTGTGGCTGGCGCGCGAAATTTACAAAAGCTCACGACCGAGCAGATCGCGGCGAAATTTAGCCAAATAAACTGCGCGCAGGTGCTTTTCGAGCGATACGCAGGAGCGTTAAATTTAGACGAAAAACGCGCGATTTGCCTTGGAGCAGGGCTTGGCGGCGGGCTGCGAGAGGGACTGACGTGCGATACGTATCTGGCGGCGGTGCTTGTTTTGGGGCTTAAATTTGGTGAAGAGAAGGCGAAATTTGAAGCCAAGTTGGCAGAATTTCAAAGTGCGTATTTTAAAAAATGGAATTCAAAAATTTGCCGCGAAATTTTGGGCTTTGATCTAAGCAAACCGGACGAAATGGCGCAGATTCAAAAGCGCGGGCTATTTAAAAGCGTCTGTCCTTGCGTCGTAAGAGACTGCATCGAAATTTTAGACGAGATCTTAGGCGATGCGAAGTAG